The genomic window aaataaaaaatacattagcaGTCATGCTTGATGCAATTGTACCACTATATAAGCAATACACCTGTAAACAgaaatgactgaaaataaaaaaggaagtTCTTACTCCATCAACAACTGCTTTGGCTTCATCGGCTGAACAGCAGAATGGACTATTACCCTCTGAGACGCAGGTGTTCTTGCTGCACATAGAAAGAGGAAAGAGCAATACAAATAAGGTGAGAAGTATTCGACAAATCccaaaatgactgtatatttcaGTCATGTCTACATGGTTATCTAGTGCTTGAAAGCATGAAcaatagctgaaataaaatatcaaaaaataaatgcaggtgCTGAATAAACATTCCCTCACCAGTTTAATTCACCAGCATTGGTTTGTTGTGAGAGAAGTGCCTTCCAGAAGCCATGGGTGGCTTTGATTGTCTCAATTGCAAAGTCCTGGAATAAATGTAGCATATTTACACTGCTGTAAAAGCTATATTAGATTTtaagctattgaccttattctaaaatgcagaagtgcgcctgttttcgcgattgtcttagaacttccgtttcagtcgcctatgggagaaatgacaaggaataataaacagcaaaaaacggtcacactacttgctctacaaacaaatgtttgcatgactatacagaccaagtagaataatataacaagaaaatatcagtttgcaaaatcaaacagcgaaacgagcagtttttaatgtctaaaaattaatggaagtgaatgagacaggaagtctcgtgccaaaaagattcaaatggcagcgcccgcttgactgcggagaataaggtcaatatagcgCATGCAATAAATGTAAGACTATGAGCAGTGCTCTATGTGCACAGCCACATTTGTTTCAAAATGTTCCTAAAACTATGaaccctttttacatttccgggtttctcaatagcagaagtcatcatagttgtgTAAACTTAAGAGCTCAGTGAATGGGagagaacaatatatatattttttaacaatcccatttgatgaaataaaagaaaaactccatgatggtgttatcaagactttcagaaaaaaaaaaaatgtgttagacTGATAATAGCAGTCAGAAGAGggaacaatgtcaaatttactgtcctgcccataCACTATGTATAACAAATGCCTCACACAAGCGGTAATTCATCTTTTTGTAGTtttatgcaaagatgatataatacatacataaatatatataaaatgtacatgttttttttaatctaaatactAAAAACTTTATAGAGGATTTAAGAATATAACCGCTAAATGCATTCAATGCAGGTCttatgaaaagggtccattgtacAATGCCTGTTTGTGTCTTAGGACAATTTCGAAAATCTTTTTTGATCCACTCTGGACGTTGACTATTATATACATatgcattttaaagcactttaacAGAACAGAGCAGATAGAAAAAAGactgaaaacaataaaaacaacaagcaTCTGCATTGAAAACTGCGTGTCTGAGGGGACAAAGTTAATTGTGACTAtggtccaatcccaattctacctcttagcccttcctcttactaattctctttagtttgaaagcgtagggctaaggggaagggacaaatagcccttcgaacaaagatttttcagaaccacactcaaaaccaaatttcctagaatacaccagccacaacagcaggatagcagcacccggaagtaaggggatccacaaatgagtatttttgtcattattttgaatatttacaacaaacaaacatgtctTTTTGTAATTATGTTTTCGCGGTTTTCACCTTTTAATGTATAGGACAGTATagattattgacaggaaagcatggggagcagagagaggggaaggatcggcatatgACCGCGAGGTGGGAATCAAACTCGAGTCGTCATGAGCAACGGAGTGCAGTTGTCGATGCACTGACCattacaccactggcgccgaccaAACATATGatttaatatacaaaaataaaattgggattgggcctatatTAAATTAgtataaagacatttttaatgcGGTTAGACAGAAAACTGCTGTATAGAAAAAATAGTCCAAACATCGGATAAGAATGAGCCTCTTAAACTCCTGTGTTTGTCAGTTGGAATACactttggctgcatttacactgcagaacttaatggtcaattccgattttgtgactgtatcagATTTTTTTGATGATCCGTTAACACCATCTTTTAAAAGTAACTCGTATCTGATGTCTGCATTTATACTGCAAACAGCAAAATCCaggaaaataaaattacaaaataaccAGGAAAAAAAGGGTGAGTACTGATTATAAAAGCACTCTTTTCTCCATTCCTACATTTAATCTGTTCACAGGATTTAATTTGTTATccttttttacaatttgttttgCTATAGTaggcattttaatgtaatgtccatggcatgatttatgcatgtgatgtataCAATAGTTTTACATTAGTTCATATCGTTTACATGGCGGATGTTGcactctttccctctctctcattAACATGGTTAAAACTTGTGCTACATGAAAatatgaaagctttttttttgtcctagtatatttaaatttatatttagtcatttagcagacgcttttgtccaaagcgacttacaaatgaggacaaggaagcaatttacacaactaagagcaacaatgaataaatgctataggcaagtttcagctCTGTAAactctaagaaggaaagcataagtaatgtatatatatatatattttttttttttgagtacagttagtggtatatcaagagaggcaattgcagattaggaagtatatgagatttaaggtttggaaCTCTGCTGTTGTCTGTTGTGAAATGAAAGCATCAGAGTTGACGTCATTCGCAGCGGTTTTTATTGATGCATGACTCTCATTAATTAATTTCCAATCATGAACAAGGCCTGAAACCGATTTGAGAAAATTAGAATCCATGTAATGTTTTTCCTGCTTACATGTACACGGGCCATATCCGATGTGTGCCACATGGGGAAAAGAAACTAAATTGGGTCACTTGAAGTATGCAGTGTAAGTGCAGCCTTTGAATGACTTATAAAATGAATTATACTTTAGGCATGAATTAAAACTTGTTTACAACATTTCCGAACAAATATACCTTGTCTTTGAACTCTCCGTTGAATGCAAACTGGTTCTCAGGTTTTCCATCAGGTACTTTGTATCGCCTAAACCAGTCGACTGTTGCCTCGAGGTAGCCTGGCTTGTGTCGCCTCACGTCGCTAATGTCTATATTTCAGATCAGAGAAATGCAAACAATCACATATCCTTCTCTCTCTTTTAAGTCAATTGGAAAGTGCGAGTGTTATTTACTGTTCAAGTCCTTTGCCTCAGGGTCATCAACGTTGATTGCAATAACTTTCCAGTCAGTTTCACCTTCATCAATCATTGCTAAAACACCCAGGACTTTTACTTTGATGACATCTCCGCGACTACACACCTGAAATGTGGACACATTTAGGTATTTGTTTGTGTAATCCAAAAAATGTGATTTCAGAGATTACTTTAAAAAGCCAAACACCAATATTAATACCTTGCTGCCGATTTCACAGACATCAATTGGGTCATTGTCACCACAGCAACCCGTGTCATTGTCTTTGTGCCCGGGGTCTTCCCAAGTCTGTCAGAAAAGATTTGGTCAAAGTTCTTGGCACAATGGCATTATTAATGTCTACAAGAAAAGCAATTCAATTAATAATGCTAAACTTTCTCTAGCATCATCAATGACAAGCAATGACAGAATAAATTGCAGGTAGATACAGCAGTATTTACAATCTGATAAGCCATACTAAATAAGCCATCAAGTACTAAAAGGATCAGTTTTAATTTGTGGTCAATAAGAAATAATAgatatacagtacattattatgatttaaaaCTTAAGGCATTTTTACTTAGTCATTCAATTGATCAGAAGTGACCATAAAGGCCTGTATAACTCAAGAAAAGATTACTGTAATCCATGATCTCGTGTAGTCAGATAAAAACAGCTATATCCCAGTTCAAACTTATAGTATCATTTTGTCAcacatttggttattttaaagaaGAATTCTTGCTATTAATAAGCCATTAACTATGATTTTGCCTCAATAAACCAAGTGGTACTCACTGCTGAGCCACTTGGGcggagctgagctccagcaaggggagcttgagctccagctccttcatccttgcacttcttctacaagtgatgtcactggggctTGGTGTTAAGGGTGGGGTAAATCATaggcattaaaacagcttataggaggagttggagctcaagctccctcTCGCTGGAGTTTAAGTGGCTCTGCAGTAAGCAGTGTCtccaataaactcctaatttgctgattattaatagttattaaagggCCACAAAACCCCATCTAAGCAGGttattttcacacctctagtctGAAAGAAGTCAGGAAAGTGGTtaagtccagctttgtttaggggggagtgtcaagtggtaaaagagggaagggttttcACGAAAGGAGAGTTTCATTAAATGAACTACGGCTGATTTTCACACCGGCAACACACATGCAGGAGGGACAAAcattgactacatttacatggacaacaGTAAGGGAATAATTTGCCTTAATGTGAatgagacaataatatgattaaagtgTACATAAGTTGcgttttaaatatttctttcatgatcccattttacatgttattgcACATAATTAGACACTGTGCTATCCACATTTTCTTTGGAGTTTCATGTAGTTTCTTTGTTAATTTGTCAActtaaactgcagtttggcacttttactttcaatcagaaacatttcatgcacgccccccatgacaaacgagatttTGGATGTGAGGAACTAccagaagagtgtagttttaatggaatttgataatgcACGCAGTGTGTGAGGGAACAAAATCCTTTGCATTTTACGGTAGAAACACAGCCATGTGTGTAtaaactatcctgtcacaaaatgcggcgaaaattatacgtggtgaaaatcctacacaacgatAATAGTTtcattaaggtgtttacatgtttacatactgagagcagcatttacagtggatctttcagtccataatattgtagtgattttAACGTACTGTAACGTAACGTAAACTTTGGAACAATCATTTAGACTAAGGTAtgactttaaaaactgaaagagtactacTGACGACATGAACCAACtatgccatctgaataaacaaacaaagcacattgatcgcacacttaccaaatctgtaaagacaggacAATTAATACAAACTGAAaccacatatttttttaaaaggagacgagtggcaaatccagatttcacaatttccagatgcgaaaagctctcggataaagtttttttttccttacaaacatatttttgtcacgTGTTAGCAGACAATTGTAATCCACATGCGTgcccagctgcgctctcatagcggtgaattggaaaaaaaaaactttgttgcagcacatttttaaatacaacactgacgacccatgtctccaaacaattcttaatCTTCCAATTGCTTTAATTATGTTTGACAAcgcaacgtggcgtctctgctgtCAGAACACTTTAAGAGGTAAAAACAGGTCttcaaagctatatcatgcatattaatgaagttgcctCATTCACAATCGAGTGCGCTAATTGGTTCAAAcaatgtctttaaaatgaattaatgctgaaagcagtctacacactggaatttacacaaggatctcatggccgtgacgtagcttcaaaattaattttcaaactgtaagaacgaatttgctcgaaataacgcaaaaacaaccaattttcacttttttgttaaatacatgtaccctaatagtgtttttagtaacgtgggacacatatatgactggcaacatctcaaaaaatgtgttttggtgtttcgtgaccctttagtagcggtagtagttgggtttagatattaggtaggattagggatggacaataaaatcatgcagaatatgtactttataggTACTAATAACCAGCCAACATAAGCCACTAGTTCATAGTGAGAATTAGTATTTAAACTAAAAGTTACCATGCCTTTTAATGCTTATGTATTGCACTGTATTATACTGTCTTATACTGTGTTTAATGTATGATCAATGTTTAAATAAAAGCCTTACCTGAGGAATTGCTCCATAATTCCAAATATAGCCTTTATGGGGGAAAACATTGGCCACATAGCGCAAATTGCCCTTCTTGACATCTTGCTTAATTGGGTTCAGGGGGTCTTTTGTTGCAATCTATGAAGCAAATCATAATGCTGACTTACAGAATAAAAGAATACATGTAGACTGGCTGATGACTCCTTACTTTGTTTGCatttcaaaacacacacccacaccaaaaaataaaggttaaatgtcatttatttttaacacCCCTTAATCCCAGTACATTTACTGTAACCATTCTTGTTTTaggtgtgtaaatatatatgacCTTGCATGGTCACAAAGTCCTCtattcaattgttttattttgttataatgcAAGTGGAGTGGTTTTGCATTGTACTTTCAGTGCTGTTCATACCTCCATTTTTGCATTTGTCCATCTTGGCACTTCAACAACCATGTGGAAAATGTtctacaaagaaaataaaaatgagaaattaaataaaagaaaacgtCAAGGCTAAATGTGGCATTCCTATTATAGAACTCTAAGGTTTTCATTACTAAAAGCAACCTAAATGCTGTGAGAGCAATTAATCAAAGTTTCACACATGTCACAAGCCAGATATCAAAGCAGTCCAAAGTATTGAACAATGTAAGATGACACTGTTGCAGGGTAAAGATCATTTCTCTCCCAGACTAAGTCCGTTCACCCGATAAAGAGCTAATATACACTGGGCTGTACCGGATTGCGAAATGACCGTTCATTGCCAAAGGGGTCCCACAAGGGAGGGGGCGTCAACACTGTGACCCTGAGGAGAAAATCTGATAACATAATAAATGACCATACTGTACCTGAGCTTCATCTGCAAACATAGGGATGTCATGGAATGGTGAAAGATATTTTCCATCTGAGTTCTCTGTCAAAACCAGAAAAGGGTTTGAATAACATAATATATTTCTCATTTTCAAGGCtttgtaaatgaatatatttatgtgATCATATAAAGTAGCATTTCTGTAAGGTACTTTAGTAACAgttgtaggcatgggccggtaaagGATTCTgttggtatgataaccttgaattaattatcacggtttcatggcattgtgattacttctctaaaatatattctttttttaaatgtctgggtaaaaaactacaacttttattccctttaaaaacaatatatttaattttttgaaagattttcaagtgaatcattaacttctgctgtcttcacttGTTACAAAGACACAGATTTCttaacaatttaaaacagcatcttagGATATCTTTTCGGCTTGAGATACTGCTgtcctgaaaaacaaaaaaaaaaacaaaagaaaaaaaatctactctaATTACACATTCCCAAAGAATGGTATTATTGAAAATTTTGGCAGTCTTAAAACctagacttttccaaaccgtggtataccttgaaaagggTTATTGTCTCATGCCTAATATGTTGTTATCATAAAGTCAAAAACCGATTGTTTTGAATGCATGTACAAGAAATGAATCATTAAAGATCCtacaacatcaaaaaaaaaaaaaaaaaaacccttacaTCACTGTTTATGCTATTTGTATCGTTTTATTTAAGAATGAaagtttaaataatgtttgaataaattatttctttaaactgcctttactgaatgagcagtgCTACGTCCGATAGATCGCAagattatgtctttcttttctttttcattcttttataacctgttttaacacattttaatctgttttatcagttttaatgatttttatttaatcatttcttttattcttgtgcatgtaaagcactttgaattgccattgtgtatgaaatgtgctatataaataaacttgccttgcacaAGTGTGTTAATGATAATCTCGAGCAATTAATATGAATCACTAATCATTTTACTCATTTTTGAAGGTGGTGTCATGCTGCTGCTAAGGGTGAGACGTCTGCTGCAGAAACCTGGCAGCTAAAATAAACAAAGCATACCCTATTCTGAGAATAATCACCTAGTATATCTGCTTTACTATATTTAGATTTTGATTTAAGGGTTATTTTAGACTGCAGAAGAAAATAACAGCACTAGATCTTTATATGCTAATTTGAGAAAGCAACTGAATGATGCAACGAGCCAGTCCTGCATTGCATTTATATCTGGAGTTACACAGTAAAAACACCAATATAACGAGATTGAAATGCCTTCTGTTTGGTAATCAAAATACTTTGTAGTTCATTTAGGACTTTCTGTTCTTAATTTGTAACCGGTATAACAGGTTATAGTACGCTTTCACTAAAACCATAAATACATCAGTAACTACACGTTAAAATAGCCATTCTGTACGGATAATCGGCTTAATATCGTAAAATATAAGCATTTACTGCTTCTCGAGTAAATTTTAGATCATAAATGACGCGAGAAAAAGCGACACGTGGGACTTGAGGCCCAGCCCCTTTCATCTTAATTCAATAATCACTGTCGCGATCGTACAAACTACTTCAAATCCATCACTTAAGAACAGAATTCATACTCACTGAAGTATAGCCTATAGCTCAAAGTGTTGGGGTTTCCTCTTTCTTCAGTTAAGAAGCTCATATTGGGCGCTCTGGTGTGTGTATTGATTCCggtaggctgtgtgtgtgtgtaaagacaGGACAGCAGCGGCGCCGTGCTTATGGAAATCGCGCATGCGCAGAGACTAGATTGCGCAGAGACCGAAAAGTGATGTATTGCGTCTGATTTATGAATTGACAAtgagcctctctctctctctctctctctctctctctctctctctctctctctctctctctctctctctctcactttgtgTAATTGTAATTAGAGTTAAAGCAAAGTttgaaataaaatacttttaatgaggtcaaattatattctttttattGCTCCAGTTTGAGAAAAAGGAACAAGACATCTATTATAAAACTATAGTCTGATTAAATAACAACCAACATGAAAACAGgagaaaggaaaataaataattaaataaaatattaaataataccaAGTTAAACACTGAAAGCAATTTCTGActtttcacacattttttaaattaattttattcatgCTCAAAGACAAAATCTAGCAGTAAAATGAAAGCAAAAGTGAAATGCACAGTCCTTCTCTTCTGCTTCACTAAATGTGCTTTACAATATTTTGAATACAGGCTACAAGGTTAAACTGAGTTTTGAAATCTATACAAAGTCCAGactgaatgaatgtatttatttttaatggtattaatttgttatttatttgatatgATGTGATCACAGATGTTATTAttgaattttgaaaaatgtaaaaaattcttAAACTGACAGTTAAGTTTATAAAAAACAATCCCTATCAAGTAAAATAAGAacagaaattaatataaaataattttaattatgttaaaaaaactaaatcttgcAGAAAAAAAGCAAGCAAAAGTCCTCTTATATCACACAATGtgttttttcaatattgtgaAATAAACAAGGTTACGAGGTTAAACTGAGTTCAGTAATCTATACGAAGTCCAGACTAAATCAAcgtatttatttaacattatttatgtgATATGATCACAAATGTGATTATTGAATTTTGAAAAATCTGAATAATTTTTACTGAGATAACAAACAATTTGCATTCACAATCCTCCCATCCTCAATAACatgaatactactactactactactactactactaataataataataacaataatacagcattcatgtattcattcattttcttttcagatttaccctataaatctggggtcgccacaacggaatgaaccgccgatttatccagcatatgtgttacgcagcagatgcccttccagctgcaacccatctctggaaaaaaataaataaataaataaaataataaaaaaaaaaaaaaaaaaaaaaatatatatatatatatatatatatatatatatatatatatatatatatatatatatatatatatatatatatatatatatatatataaataaacaaataaataacaaataaaataaatgatacagaaaaatacaaaacagGGGAGTTGAAGTTCTCACAATATGCAACCAAAATCCTCAAATGATGAACATAAATATCTTTCTTGTTGGCTTTTCATCtcttttaatgtctttaaatatatatatcagattCTCCTTTAAACACCCATAGTCTtggggaaattaaaaaaatatataaaaatttatgaatataaaattgcAATAATATCAACAAATTCATTATCTATCTTTTTATCTTTAAGCATTACGTTAAACTTAATAATTTCCTATGAGAAGATAAGTCTTGCAGATGTTTTCTGATGTATCCAAACCCAAACTAATTTTTGTCCCAAAATGTTTGTACCAATTTACATCGGAAAAACAagtgtataatttttttaatgtctagGTTACAAAACTAGCATACATTTGAGtcaacaatatttaattttatccTTATAAgttattttgcagtaaaaactcattGACTGGTATCAAAAATGTTGAGTAAAACAAATTGTGGGCGTTGAATCGACGTAATTCTTCCCTGACGTCATATCCTCCGAGCGCTCTTCGCTTCCTGCCTGGCGGAGGGAGGGGTCGGTGCTGACGGCTGGGAGGACGAGCTGAACGTGAAGAAAGCCCTGGGAAAGCGATAAGAAACGAGGGGAAAGGGCCCGAGGTTTTTACCTTCCATCGGGGAAAACTTATCGCTCGACTCTGATTAGCACCCGAAGCAAGTGCAATGTCGTCCAGTCGTCAGCTTAGTGAGAGCAGGGCCATCCCGACCAGGACGGTGCTGATCAACGACTCAACGCAGCTACCTCACGACTATTGCACCACTCCTGGAGGCACTTTATTCTCCACCACCCCGGGAGGTAATAAAGCGAGACGAGCCCTTAAATATGCAGCTGTTTGCAGGGAGATCGTGTAATAATGGTTGGCCTGTGTTGGCCAGGAAGCCGTAACCACATAAAACGGCTGTGTCTTAAAACCTAGTGTTCCACCTGCCTAGATAGCATTATAGGGTTCTCGCTGTAACCTTCGTTTAGTTTGCATGTAAACAGTGTAATGATGGTCAAAAACGCTAAGACTTTTAAAACGGACATGGTTTAAATATGTATACTAGGTAGGCAGCGTACTAGGTTTTTGAGACACAGCCATGTagttcaaaacaaaaacagcgCCGCCTGTGCGTCGATATGATCAACATGATTGGTCCGCAGTGACTGATTGACAGAACAGGACAGAACAAAGGAATGTAGGACATTAAACGCACATAAGGATATGTATAGTAATAATGAAATATACTATATCAATTGTCATCTTAATTGATATATAGATCAACAATATGTTTGCATATATTTGTGCCTATTTGTGTATGCATGCATATGTATGCATGTAGGATGTTCTGTGTATGTATGTAGGATTTCTGCAGGATCTAAAAAGTCTTGGTTCACCATTTAAGGATTTGAAATGGATTCAAATTTAGGCATGAACTCTTGcaagtaggcatgggacaataatggttttcaaggtatatcacagtttggaaaagtcaaggttttaaaaccgccaaaacatttttttgttacacCTTCCCTACAGTATATGCAAtaattttttcaaagtttttgttgctgttgttgttt from Danio rerio strain Tuebingen ecotype United States chromosome 13, GRCz12tu, whole genome shotgun sequence includes these protein-coding regions:
- the ppa1b gene encoding inorganic pyrophosphatase (The RefSeq protein has 2 substitutions compared to this genomic sequence) encodes the protein MSFLTEERGNPNTLSYRLYFKNSNGKYLSPFHDIPMFADEAQNIFHMVVEVPRWTNAKMEIATKDPLNPIKQDVKKGNLRYVANVFPHKGYIWNYGAIPQTWEDPGHKDNDTGCCGDNDPIDVCEIGSKVCSRGDVIKVKVLGVLAMIDEGETDWKVIAINVDDPEAKDLNNISDVRRLKPGYLEATVDWFRRYKVPDGKPENQFAFNGEFKDKDFAIETIKATHGFWKALLSQQTNAGELNCKNTCVSEGNSPFCCSADEAKAVVDGSCACGDASPIPTSVDKWFYYAKN